In Williamwhitmania sp., a genomic segment contains:
- a CDS encoding DUF4197 domain-containing protein, whose translation MKRIVGILIAISLAGCAELSQLPLSQLPNVTSKPAALTNDEIIQGLKDALRVGAEHSSDIASRVDGFYKNPQLFIPFPDDAIKVKNTLEKIGMTKQVNDFVLSLNRAAEVAAKSAAPIFIQAIQNMTIQDALGILKGGDNAATSYLRDKTYDQLKLKFKPIVAQSINKVEVTKYWSPLVSAYNKTTFLSGNEHVNPNLEEYITERAIDGLFKLIAKEEQSIRKDPAARVTDILKKVFANQ comes from the coding sequence ATGTGCTGAGTTGAGTCAGCTGCCTTTATCACAATTGCCTAACGTTACAAGTAAGCCTGCTGCGCTAACCAACGACGAAATCATCCAAGGGTTGAAGGATGCACTGCGAGTTGGAGCTGAGCATTCGTCCGACATCGCTTCAAGGGTTGATGGCTTTTATAAGAACCCTCAGCTGTTTATTCCATTTCCGGATGATGCCATTAAGGTGAAGAATACGTTGGAGAAAATTGGAATGACCAAGCAGGTGAATGACTTTGTGCTTTCGCTCAACAGGGCTGCTGAGGTGGCGGCTAAGAGTGCTGCTCCTATATTTATTCAGGCCATACAAAACATGACCATACAGGATGCCCTTGGTATTCTAAAGGGGGGAGATAATGCAGCAACATCCTATCTGCGCGATAAAACTTACGACCAACTGAAGCTGAAGTTTAAGCCAATTGTTGCGCAGTCTATTAATAAGGTAGAGGTGACGAAGTATTGGAGTCCACTTGTATCGGCATACAATAAAACGACCTTTCTTTCTGGAAACGAGCATGTTAATCCTAACTTGGAGGAGTACATTACGGAAAGGGCTATAGATGGGCTATTCAAACTCATTGCCAAGGAGGAGCAATCAATTCGGAAAGACCCAGCCGCCAGAGTGACGGACATTTTGAAAAAAGTTTTTGCAAACCAATAA